Genomic segment of Parageobacillus genomosp. 1:
TTCCGTAAAGTAAATGAGCACGTTGCGGCACACGATTAAATCAAAGAAACGCCCAAACGGGTCGGCAAGCAAATTATGTTTTTTAAATGTCACCGCTTTTTTTATCTTTTCGTCTATTTTATAATACATTCCTTCTTTCGTAAAAAACTTTTTTTTCATTTCTTCCGGAACTTCCTGTAAGGATCGCTCCGTATACAGCCCGATTTGCGCGCGGGCGATCGCGTTTTCATCGATATCGGTGGCGAGAATCGAGATATGAGTCAGCGGCATAAATTTGGATAATATCATGGCTATCGTATACGGTTCTTCCCCGGTGGAACAGGCGGCGCTCCATATTTTTAAACGGCGGTTTTGCGCAAGCAGTTTCGGCAAAATCTTTTTTTCCAGTACTCCCCAACGTTTCGCATTTCGATAAAATTCGGAAACGTTAATCGTAATCCGGTCCAAAAACTCATGAAACAGCGTTTCGTCTTTTTCGATCGCTGCAAAAAATTGCTGAAAGTTTTTCAGTCCTCTTTTTTCATAAAGCGATGTCAGCCGTCTTTTCATTTGCGCTTCTTTATACAAAGACAAGTCAATGCCCGTTTTCCGCTTGATGTTTGCGATAAATTGCTGATAGTCGTTCATCCCTGTTTTTCCCCACTTTTCTCTCTTTTGCCAATGATAACTATCTACGCCATAAGTATATCGCAAAGCTGATAGGGGAGAAAGAAAAAACCGCAACAAAAAAACCGGTCATATTGCTGACCGGCTTTTCAGTATACCCACTGATTGATTAATTTCGAATAATTGACAAGCTCTTCTTCTTTGAAAAAGAGATTGATTTCGCGTTCTGCGCTTTGCGGCGAATCAGAGCCGTGAATCACATTTTTGCCTACCGTAAGTCCATAGTCGCCGCGAATCGTGCCAGGCGCCGCTTCTTGCGGATTCGTTTTTCCCATCATTTGCCGTGCAGTTGCAATGACGTTTTCGCCTTCCCAAACCATGGCGAACACTGGGCCGGACGTAATGAAATCGACTAATTCGCCAAAAAATGGGCGTTCTTTATGCTCGGCATAGTGCTGTTCCGCTAATTCGCGGGATACTTGCATTAATTTTGCTCCGACAAGCTGAAAGCCTTTTTTCTCAAAGCGGGAAACAATTTCACCGATTAAATTGCGCTGAACCCCGTCAGGCTTCACCATGATAAACGTTCTTTCCATCATCTATTCTCCACCCCTACTGTAATATGTACTAGGAAACCGGGTTCCCCACCAAAATAGTATCATTGTTTTCGGCCAATAGCAATAATCTCCTTGAAAGCGCTAAAAATCCCTTTTTCCGATATACATCGCAATATCATATAATGTGGAACGCGCTTTATTGTTTGGCAGCGTTTCTAATACGAGCAGCGCTTTTTGCAAATACCGGTCGCTCAGCACATACGATTTTTCAATCGCATCCGTTTGTTTAATTAGCGCAATAATTTCCTTCATTTCTTCCGCCGTTGTTTCCGGGCGTACCACGGTTGTAATTTTAGCTTTCAGCTGCTCATTTTCCATGGCAAACAAAACAGGTAGCGTTACATTTCCTTGCAATAAATCGCTCCCCGCCGGTTTGCCGAGCTGCGCTTCCGTTCCGGTAAAATCAAGAATGTCATCGGTGATTTGAAACGACATGCCAACGTAATACCCGAATAAGTAAAGACGCTCCGCCACCTCTCTCGGCGCGTCGGCCGCAATCGCGCCAAGCTGGCAGCTGGCGGCAATCAACAGCGCGGTTTTGCGTCTAATGCGCCGCAAATAGCAACGTAAATTTTGCTCAAAGCGATATTTATCTTTAATTTGTTCAATTTCCCCTCGGCACACTTCCACGATTGTATTCGCCAACACTTGATGGGCAAGCGGATTATCGAGGCGTGTCATCCTCTCAAGAGAACGGGCAAACATATAGTCGCCGGTATACATGGCAAAACGGTTGCTCCATTTGGCTTTAATCGTCTGTCTGCCCCGGCGCAGCTCGGCATCGTCAATCACATCATCATGCACAAGGGAAGCCATGTGAATGAGCTCTAACGCTACCGCCACATGCTTAATGCGCTCGATATCATAATTGCCAAATTTGGCGGCAAGCAATACAAAAACGGGACGGATCCGCTTTCCGCCCGCCTGCAATAAATGCAGCGCCGCCTCGCTAAGCTGCGCATACTCGGACTGGATTGTTTGTTCTAACTCTTTTTCCACTTTGCGTAAATCTGCATTCAAAAATGAATACATCGCCTTTAACTTCATGATGTTCACCTTAACTATTATCGTTTATAACCTAAGTGCATCGCGGCAACGCCAAAGGTGTACGGCTTCACTTCGATATCGACAAAACCGGCTTCGCGAAACATTTGCGCCAGCTCATCTCTGCCCGGAAAATCGCGAGCCGATTCTTGAAGCCACGAGTATTCTTCATAACTTTTCGCAAATAATTTTCCGAATAAAGGCATAATAAAGCGAAAGTAAAAATAATATAACTGACGAAAGCCGATTAGCGTCGGCTGCGATGTTTCGAGACAAACGACCTTTCCGCCCGGCTTTGCGACGCGGTACATTTCTTTTAGCACGGTCATATAGTCAGGCACATTGCGCAGCCCAAAGCCGATCGTCACATAGTCAAACGTATTATCAGGAAACGGCAAATTCATCGCATTGCCGTGAATAAGCTTGACGTTCGTCAACTGCCGCTCTTTTACCTTTTGTTCCCCTACTTTTAACATGTTTTGGCTGAAATCAAGCCCATATACTTCACCGCTTGGACCGACCGCTTCGGCGAGCGCAATCGTCCAATCAGCTGTGCCGCAGCAAACATCGAGCGCTTTTTTTCCTTTTTGGACATTCATCCGCTTCATCGTATCTTCCCGCCATTTAAGATGGCGCCGAAAGCTAATGACCGAATTCATGCGGTCATAGTGTTGATAAATTTTTTCAAACACATGGTGAACTCGTTCTTCTTTCGATTGCTGCATACTTCTACCCTTCTTCCACCGTCTTTTTGGCGATGGTTGAAAAACCGCCAGTTAGCTCAGAAATGCGGATTTGCAACATCTCATTGACTTGTAATTTCGCGTTTAACAACGCCTCTTTGCAATGGTCGATATATCGATTGCAAATATGGAGCAAATATTGCTTCTGCTCTTTCGTGACCGTTTTGGATTTTGGAAAGATAATGTTTTCCATTTGTTCAAACAAAACGGAAGAACCGGAACGAACGAACGTCTCTTTTTCCAAGTTTAATCGTCTTAACAGCAAATAATAATAAGAAAATTTTCTCCATACAGGAGTGGAAAAATGGGTCGCCATTTTGCAAATTAATGCGGATTCAATCGTTCCGACGCTGTCAAATAACGTTTCGATCCGCTCAATGTCTTTTTGATACAACCGTACTTTATGCTCGTTGATATCGCGAATCGCCTCCGCAAAGAGACGAATGAGCGGAATTTCATTCAACTTCGCTAAATAATCGTAATATAAACCGCTGTATAAGTCGCCGGCAAGGACAACTAATTGCTGCGTTTTTAAATCATTTTCCTCGGAAACAGAATTTGTTACTTCATCATGGGTATCAAGGGCGATTTGCACAAGCATCATCGGAATAATATAGTGATCGACTTTCTCTGGAGCAATGTCTGCATCTTCCAATACGGATAAGGATAACAAAATGCGGTCTTCATCGATTTGTCTCGCTGGTATATGCTCGAACAAATAAGAATGATGGAGAAAGCGTTCGATTTGTTCTTTTAATAATGCAATTTTTTTCATGATGTGTTTCAAAATCATCACCCTTGTCCCACAAAAATTTGCATACAATACAACGGAGTAATTATACCATAATTTTTTTGTAAACGCTCTAGTTTCATAAAAATAGTACAATTACTTTTTCCCTTCTGACTCAATTTCACCGTGTCTTGTTTGAATATACGCCTTTCCTCTCACTTTAATCGCCGATGTATGCTCCGTAAATTGAGCAATCAACACTTCGCCTTTATCGAGCTTTTCCGAATGATGAAAACGTGTATCCGCTCCTCTTGTTAATCCGATGACATTCACTCCGTCCTCTAGCGCTTTAATAACTACATAATCGCTATTTACGTGCATCATTCTCTCCTCCTTTTTTAAAAGGATTTGCATTTTTTATGCTTTTATGAGGGATAACACTTCGGCCCGGGCGTTTTGATCGGTTGCAAACACGCCGCGCACCGCCGTGGTCACTGTTTTCGCTCCCGGTTTTTTTACGCCGCGCATCGTCATGCACATATGTTCCGCTTCGACAACGACCATCACGCCGTGGGGATCGAGCGCTTCTACAATCGAATCGGCCACTGTCGCCGTAATGCGTTCTTGCAATTGCGGGCGGCGCGCGACCGCCTCGACTGCCCGCGCCAGTTTGCTTAATCCTGTCACTTTCCCTTCACGAGGAATGTAGGCGACATGGGCAACCCCGAAAAACGGGACTAAATGATGCTCGCACATTGAATAAAACGGAATATCTTTCACAAGCACAAGCTCTTCATGGTCTTCGCTAAACACTGTTTGAAAATGTTCCTTCGGATCTTCGTGCAATCCCGCAAATACTTCGGCATACATTCTCGCAACCCGCTTTGGCGTGTCGATCAGTCCTTCGCGATTGGGATCTTCGCCAATCGCTTCTAAAATTAACCGAACGGCATATTCGATTTGTTCATAATTCACATGTGACATACAAGCAACATCCTCCTGCATCATAAAAGCTGAATGTAATCCGATTCTAGCATAGATAACGAAAAAAAAGCAAAAAAGAAGGGCAGCGCGTCGCTTACCCTTCCTTCTAAGCTCCTTTATGTAAGCTTATTTTACAGCATCTTTAAGAGCTTTACCTGGTTTGAATGCAGGAACTTTGCTCGCAGGGATTTCCATTTCCTCCCCTGTTTGTGGGTTGCGCCCTTTACGAGCTGCGCGCTCGCGCACTTCAAAGTTCCCGAAACCGATTAATTGGACTTTATCGCCTTTTCTTAGCGCTTCTGTAATAGATTCAAATACAGCGTCTACCGCTTTTGTTGCATCTTTTTTGGAAAGACCGCTAGTTTCAGCAACTGCATTAATTAATTCTGTCTTATTCATGCCACTCACCTCCTCCCAAGAGGATTGTTAAAATTACTTGCTTAATACCATTTCTTCACACTTTCGTGCATTTCTATACGTATAAAATGTGGTGACATGCCTAATATTAACCAATTTATCGCTATAATTCAACATATTTTTCTGCAAATCGATAAAATTTAAGTATATTTCACCAAAAAGCTTTGGAAATCGGCACGTTCGAATAAAAGAGTTTTTCTGCTCCTTCGCGTAGACATTCTTGTTCCGCTAGACTTTCATAGGGTGTTTCTCGCCCTTCGGCTTGGTTCAAAAGCAGTTCCGCTTCATCCCGATGACTTCCGGCACAGGCTTTCGTTGCCAATGAATAGCAACTTTTTCTGATAAAAGATTACCATATGCGTCATAGGTTATCAAGATAAAATCCTTGTTTTTTAAGGGTTTCTATTCATTTGCACCACCTGTCGACAAAAAAAAGACTCCAAACATGGAGTCCTTTTTATAGAATAATGGCAATTAAACCACCGGAGCCTTCGTTAATGATGCGCTCTAGCGTTTCTTTTAGTTTATAACGGGCATTTTCCGGCATCAGCGCTAGTTTTGCCTGAATTCCTTCGCGGACAATCGAGCTGAGTGATCGTCCGAAAATATCGGAATTCCAAATCGAGAGTGGGTCGTCTTCAAAATCTTGCATTAAATAGCGGACGAGTTCTTCGCTTTGTTTTTCCGTGCCGATGATTGGTGCAAATTCCGATTCGACATCTACTTTAATCATATGAATCGACGGAGCAACCGCTTTTAAACGGACGCCGAAGCGGGAACCCTGGCGAATGATTTCCGGCTCGTCTAAGCTCATATCGGAAAGCGCCGGCGCCGCAATGCCATAGCCGGTTTGTTTCACCATTCTTAATGCATCGGCAATTTGGTCATATTCCGCTTT
This window contains:
- a CDS encoding CheR family methyltransferase produces the protein MNDYQQFIANIKRKTGIDLSLYKEAQMKRRLTSLYEKRGLKNFQQFFAAIEKDETLFHEFLDRITINVSEFYRNAKRWGVLEKKILPKLLAQNRRLKIWSAACSTGEEPYTIAMILSKFMPLTHISILATDIDENAIARAQIGLYTERSLQEVPEEMKKKFFTKEGMYYKIDEKIKKAVTFKKHNLLADPFGRFFDLIVCRNVLIYFTEEAKQKLYRQFNEALRPGGILFVGSTEQIFNPALYGFEIEDTFFYRKK
- the ndk gene encoding nucleoside-diphosphate kinase, which produces MERTFIMVKPDGVQRNLIGEIVSRFEKKGFQLVGAKLMQVSRELAEQHYAEHKERPFFGELVDFITSGPVFAMVWEGENVIATARQMMGKTNPQEAAPGTIRGDYGLTVGKNVIHGSDSPQSAEREINLFFKEEELVNYSKLINQWVY
- the hepT gene encoding heptaprenyl diphosphate synthase component II; the protein is MKLKAMYSFLNADLRKVEKELEQTIQSEYAQLSEAALHLLQAGGKRIRPVFVLLAAKFGNYDIERIKHVAVALELIHMASLVHDDVIDDAELRRGRQTIKAKWSNRFAMYTGDYMFARSLERMTRLDNPLAHQVLANTIVEVCRGEIEQIKDKYRFEQNLRCYLRRIRRKTALLIAASCQLGAIAADAPREVAERLYLFGYYVGMSFQITDDILDFTGTEAQLGKPAGSDLLQGNVTLPVLFAMENEQLKAKITTVVRPETTAEEMKEIIALIKQTDAIEKSYVLSDRYLQKALLVLETLPNNKARSTLYDIAMYIGKRDF
- the menG gene encoding demethylmenaquinone methyltransferase, whose protein sequence is MQQSKEERVHHVFEKIYQHYDRMNSVISFRRHLKWREDTMKRMNVQKGKKALDVCCGTADWTIALAEAVGPSGEVYGLDFSQNMLKVGEQKVKERQLTNVKLIHGNAMNLPFPDNTFDYVTIGFGLRNVPDYMTVLKEMYRVAKPGGKVVCLETSQPTLIGFRQLYYFYFRFIMPLFGKLFAKSYEEYSWLQESARDFPGRDELAQMFREAGFVDIEVKPYTFGVAAMHLGYKR
- a CDS encoding heptaprenyl diphosphate synthase component 1, encoding MILKHIMKKIALLKEQIERFLHHSYLFEHIPARQIDEDRILLSLSVLEDADIAPEKVDHYIIPMMLVQIALDTHDEVTNSVSEENDLKTQQLVVLAGDLYSGLYYDYLAKLNEIPLIRLFAEAIRDINEHKVRLYQKDIERIETLFDSVGTIESALICKMATHFSTPVWRKFSYYYLLLRRLNLEKETFVRSGSSVLFEQMENIIFPKSKTVTKEQKQYLLHICNRYIDHCKEALLNAKLQVNEMLQIRISELTGGFSTIAKKTVEEG
- the mtrB gene encoding trp RNA-binding attenuation protein MtrB, which translates into the protein MHVNSDYVVIKALEDGVNVIGLTRGADTRFHHSEKLDKGEVLIAQFTEHTSAIKVRGKAYIQTRHGEIESEGKK
- the folE gene encoding GTP cyclohydrolase I FolE, whose product is MSHVNYEQIEYAVRLILEAIGEDPNREGLIDTPKRVARMYAEVFAGLHEDPKEHFQTVFSEDHEELVLVKDIPFYSMCEHHLVPFFGVAHVAYIPREGKVTGLSKLARAVEAVARRPQLQERITATVADSIVEALDPHGVMVVVEAEHMCMTMRGVKKPGAKTVTTAVRGVFATDQNARAEVLSLIKA
- a CDS encoding HU family DNA-binding protein; the encoded protein is MNKTELINAVAETSGLSKKDATKAVDAVFESITEALRKGDKVQLIGFGNFEVRERAARKGRNPQTGEEMEIPASKVPAFKPGKALKDAVK